Proteins from one Thermobifida alba genomic window:
- a CDS encoding Fpg/Nei family DNA glycosylase yields the protein MPEGHTLHRLAIHFTKAYGGQRLRATSPQGRFTDGARRIDGRVLGEAEAHGKHLFLGFDSGEWLRVHLGLYGAWTFGDAGGERSLGAPRTEADTERTLRRDPDGYVIPPPPTGAVRLRLVGADGWADLRGPSACEVLDPEGKRAVQARLGPDPLRDDADPERVWRTVSRSRSAIAVLLMRQDVVSGVGNIYRAESLFRTGIDPYRAGRDLDRTRWDALWADLVRLLHDGVRDGRIITTRPEHRDNPALNPPPREDACYVAYRAGQPCRVCGTTVRSAELAGRTLYWCPGCQTG from the coding sequence GTGCCCGAGGGCCACACGCTGCACCGGTTGGCGATCCACTTCACCAAGGCCTACGGCGGGCAGCGGTTGCGCGCCACCAGTCCGCAGGGGCGTTTCACCGACGGGGCGCGGCGGATCGACGGCCGGGTGCTGGGCGAGGCCGAGGCCCACGGCAAACACCTCTTCCTGGGCTTCGACTCGGGCGAGTGGCTCCGCGTCCACCTCGGCCTGTACGGGGCGTGGACCTTCGGTGACGCCGGGGGCGAGCGCAGCCTGGGCGCCCCGCGCACCGAAGCGGACACGGAGCGGACGCTCCGCCGCGACCCGGACGGGTACGTGATCCCGCCGCCGCCCACCGGAGCGGTGCGGCTGCGCCTCGTGGGCGCCGACGGCTGGGCCGACCTGCGCGGCCCCTCCGCCTGCGAGGTGCTGGACCCCGAGGGCAAACGGGCGGTCCAGGCCAGGCTCGGCCCCGACCCGCTGCGCGACGACGCCGACCCCGAACGGGTGTGGCGGACGGTCAGCAGATCCCGCAGCGCGATCGCGGTGCTGCTGATGCGGCAGGACGTCGTCTCCGGCGTGGGCAACATCTACCGCGCCGAGTCGCTGTTCCGCACGGGGATCGACCCCTACCGCGCCGGACGCGACCTGGACCGCACCCGGTGGGACGCGCTCTGGGCGGACCTGGTCCGCCTGCTGCACGACGGAGTGCGCGACGGCCGGATCATCACCACCCGCCCCGAACACCGCGACAACCCCGCGCTGAACCCGCCGCCCCGCGAGGACGCCTGCTACGTGGCCTACCGCGCCGGACAGCCCTGCCGGGTCTGCGGGACCACGGTCCGCTCCGCCGAACTGGCCGGCCGCACCCTGTACTGGTGCCCGGGCTGCCAGACGGGCTGA
- a CDS encoding AAA domain-containing protein: MRPRTRRALLVAATAVPGDAPGYGAGVRSGVEALGSALTDAAFDEVRALDDPGRTRMLEELRSFFAVAEPTDVLLLALHGTVVRDGDGRLCFPAARGRRFASGAVRLDAVSEVIQSSPARATVVLLDCGYSGWFDDGPDGFTPTVPQLELRRAFPREGCTVLAAAGGGQHSAGPLSLGVARALRGAAPDRDGDGWIDTADLGEYLDRTSAADQRPVLVTATPPVPLARRACGPAAFERSGHPDPRSLLADLAAVEGLDLARFGDTALASLAHVPEPGQAEPAIPISAAPMSEAHHRAVESAMSRRLTVVAAPPGNGAGTLATAAAHTAVASGQNVLFVASDTASADAFTVDVRTELETAHLLVGGPSGGRSHGAVHGTLQERRTRSEEETAARAALYRDWAAVCVARAAIDAIARIERDLALLAEARGQIIAAGWDPRALFRGSSPREWLRWAEQATQRFPFRPLRRSGARRRLAAATDPALLARVCQIARVEQEWRNTLDIRRRATALEELYADLVAALEAHRRSSAAYLAVQARARHSRATDGPDQAGATAPVWSVAVGRARDLPPRAGMFDLVIVERAERCGIGEVLPLLYRARRALVIGDPAAPATGTDGRGHGAAAVPAYRALARIRTETGGRVLWLDEHDRCQPAIAALADRCCYGGRTTVLTDPWNLPGDAARPVQWHDVVGEYEAEDGGSYVNRAEAHRVAAVLTALDVRLPEGATVGVTSPFHGQRALLRRLTGRRRYSRGIRIEPPHAFGLRPCDALVVSPVLSGATPHRTVARTLAGAQWWHPVLTGVVAQLVVVGDRGFWTAGGGVPEAVAETAATGTAEADAEAVPSPLLRALNDLSAEVETDAVVAGYRVDLCVTAPGGRVLVLVDRTRDGRGLRRLLDRQQRLREVTDLPVLRVPLWRCLHDPADLAKEVLLGMV; encoded by the coding sequence ATGAGACCTCGGACGCGCAGGGCGCTGCTTGTCGCGGCCACCGCAGTCCCCGGTGACGCACCCGGGTACGGGGCCGGGGTCCGGTCGGGCGTCGAGGCGCTGGGGTCGGCGCTGACCGACGCGGCGTTCGACGAGGTGCGGGCCCTGGACGACCCGGGGCGCACCCGGATGCTGGAGGAGTTGCGCTCCTTCTTCGCGGTGGCGGAGCCGACCGACGTCCTCCTGCTCGCACTGCACGGCACCGTGGTCCGGGACGGCGACGGCCGACTGTGCTTCCCCGCCGCCCGGGGACGCCGGTTCGCCTCCGGAGCCGTGCGGCTGGACGCCGTGAGCGAGGTGATCCAGTCCTCCCCGGCCCGCGCCACCGTCGTGCTGCTCGACTGCGGCTACAGCGGCTGGTTCGACGACGGGCCGGACGGTTTCACCCCGACGGTCCCCCAACTCGAACTGCGGCGGGCCTTCCCCAGGGAGGGCTGCACCGTCCTCGCGGCGGCGGGAGGCGGACAGCACAGCGCCGGCCCGCTCAGCCTGGGCGTGGCCAGGGCGCTGCGGGGGGCCGCGCCCGACCGCGACGGCGACGGCTGGATCGACACCGCGGACCTGGGCGAGTACCTGGACCGCACCAGCGCCGCGGACCAGCGGCCCGTGCTCGTCACCGCCACACCCCCCGTCCCGCTGGCACGCCGGGCCTGCGGCCCGGCCGCCTTCGAGCGGTCCGGCCACCCCGACCCGCGCTCCCTCCTCGCCGACCTCGCCGCGGTCGAGGGCCTGGACCTGGCCCGGTTCGGCGACACCGCACTGGCCAGCCTCGCCCACGTGCCCGAACCGGGACAGGCCGAACCGGCCATCCCCATCAGCGCGGCCCCGATGAGCGAGGCCCACCACCGGGCGGTGGAGTCGGCGATGAGCCGACGGCTCACCGTCGTGGCCGCCCCGCCCGGCAACGGCGCCGGGACACTGGCGACCGCGGCCGCGCACACCGCCGTCGCCTCCGGGCAGAACGTCCTCTTTGTCGCCTCCGACACCGCCTCCGCCGACGCCTTCACCGTCGACGTCCGAACCGAGCTGGAGACGGCGCACCTGCTCGTGGGCGGGCCGAGCGGCGGACGTTCCCACGGCGCCGTCCACGGCACCCTCCAGGAGCGCCGCACGCGCAGCGAGGAGGAGACCGCGGCGCGGGCGGCGCTGTACCGGGACTGGGCCGCAGTGTGCGTCGCCCGCGCCGCCATCGACGCGATCGCGCGCATCGAGCGGGACCTGGCGCTGCTGGCGGAGGCGCGCGGACAGATCATCGCGGCGGGCTGGGACCCCAGGGCGCTGTTCCGCGGCAGCAGCCCCCGGGAGTGGCTGCGCTGGGCCGAACAGGCCACCCAGCGGTTCCCGTTCCGCCCGCTGCGGCGTTCCGGCGCGCGGCGCAGACTGGCCGCCGCGACCGATCCGGCGCTCCTGGCCCGGGTGTGCCAGATCGCCCGGGTGGAGCAGGAGTGGCGCAACACCCTCGACATCCGGCGCCGCGCGACCGCGCTGGAGGAGCTGTACGCCGACCTGGTGGCGGCGCTGGAGGCGCACCGGCGGTCCAGCGCCGCGTACCTGGCGGTCCAGGCGCGAGCACGCCACAGCCGCGCAACGGACGGCCCCGACCAGGCGGGGGCGACCGCCCCGGTCTGGTCGGTCGCGGTGGGCCGGGCCCGCGACCTGCCGCCCCGGGCGGGCATGTTCGACCTGGTGATCGTCGAGCGGGCGGAGCGGTGCGGCATCGGCGAGGTGCTCCCGCTGCTCTACCGGGCCCGCCGCGCACTGGTCATCGGCGACCCGGCCGCGCCCGCCACCGGAACGGACGGGCGGGGACACGGAGCGGCCGCGGTCCCCGCCTACCGGGCGCTGGCCCGCATCCGCACCGAGACGGGGGGACGGGTGCTCTGGCTCGACGAACACGACCGGTGCCAGCCCGCGATCGCGGCGCTGGCCGACCGGTGCTGCTACGGCGGCAGGACGACCGTGCTCACCGACCCCTGGAACCTGCCCGGCGACGCCGCCCGGCCGGTGCAGTGGCACGACGTGGTCGGCGAGTACGAGGCGGAGGACGGCGGCTCCTACGTCAACCGCGCGGAGGCGCACCGGGTGGCGGCCGTGCTGACCGCGTTGGACGTGCGGCTGCCCGAAGGGGCGACCGTGGGCGTGACCAGCCCGTTCCACGGGCAGCGCGCGCTGCTGCGCAGACTCACCGGCCGCCGCCGCTACTCCCGCGGGATCCGGATCGAACCCCCGCACGCCTTCGGCCTGCGGCCGTGCGACGCGCTGGTGGTCTCCCCCGTGCTGAGCGGGGCCACCCCGCACCGTACGGTGGCGCGGACGCTGGCCGGCGCCCAGTGGTGGCATCCCGTGCTGACCGGGGTGGTCGCGCAGCTCGTCGTGGTGGGGGACCGCGGCTTCTGGACGGCCGGCGGCGGCGTGCCCGAGGCCGTGGCCGAGACGGCCGCGACGGGCACGGCGGAGGCCGACGCGGAGGCTGTGCCGAGTCCGCTGCTGCGCGCCCTCAACGACCTGTCCGCCGAGGTCGAGACCGACGCCGTGGTGGCGGGCTACCGCGTGGACCTGTGCGTGACGGCGCCCGGCGGAAGGGTCCTGGTCCTGGTGGACCGCACCCGGGACGGCCGCGGACTGCGCCGCCTGCTCGACCGGCAGCAGCGGCTGCGGGAGGTGACCGACCTCCCGGTGCTCCGCGTCCCCCTCTGGCGCTGCCTCCACGATCCGGCGGACCTGGCCAAGGAGGTCCTGCTCGGCATGGTCTGA
- a CDS encoding 3'-5' exonuclease, with protein MVFHYGRLTRDGGADPRELTFAVLALQTTGLDVDWGARLCEVAVVRMRGDGTVLDEYATLVNPGIPVGNTELHGITDAWMVGVPGFEQIAGDLVSYLGDAVVVGHDLFAAERFLAAEFDLLGIPLTNLPGLCTLTAFRTHLKHPDHRFDSLCRTLTGQWPVAEHHALEDARCLAAMLATLLTTAPQPLGWEGPVSAALPMLACGGDVAPRAAIPRRAAEDDLDALAARLPLMNNAPHPRPDGLANYRMALEQFTADGTVPAEHAERLAMLAARAGLTQHTAREVHREALARLPQRVGATSGGTAGTVAVGVGGHGGTAAPDWRQVWRPRELTPEEYRVQFAEPGDTTPEDLVIDPPEAGSRKELEKPRWEMKTVLFVTVLLVLAVAWQYVVWVV; from the coding sequence ATGGTTTTTCACTACGGCCGTCTCACCAGGGACGGTGGAGCCGACCCGCGTGAGCTCACCTTCGCCGTCCTCGCCCTGCAGACGACCGGCCTGGACGTGGACTGGGGGGCGCGCCTGTGCGAGGTGGCCGTGGTACGGATGCGCGGCGACGGCACCGTCCTCGACGAGTACGCCACCCTCGTCAACCCGGGGATCCCCGTGGGCAACACCGAACTCCACGGGATCACCGACGCCTGGATGGTGGGCGTGCCCGGATTCGAGCAGATCGCCGGGGACCTGGTCAGCTACCTCGGCGACGCCGTCGTCGTCGGCCACGACCTCTTCGCCGCCGAACGGTTCCTCGCCGCCGAGTTCGACCTCCTCGGCATCCCCCTGACCAACCTGCCGGGCCTGTGCACCCTGACCGCCTTCCGCACCCACCTGAAGCACCCCGACCACCGCTTCGACTCGCTGTGCCGGACCCTGACGGGGCAGTGGCCGGTCGCAGAGCACCACGCCCTGGAGGACGCCCGCTGCCTCGCCGCGATGCTGGCGACCCTGCTCACCACCGCCCCCCAGCCGCTGGGCTGGGAGGGGCCCGTGTCGGCGGCCCTGCCGATGCTGGCCTGCGGGGGCGACGTCGCACCGCGCGCCGCCATCCCCCGCCGGGCGGCCGAGGACGACCTCGACGCACTGGCCGCGCGACTGCCCCTGATGAACAACGCGCCGCACCCCCGCCCGGACGGGCTCGCCAACTACCGCATGGCGCTGGAGCAGTTCACCGCCGACGGCACGGTTCCGGCGGAGCACGCCGAGCGGCTGGCGATGCTGGCCGCCCGCGCCGGACTCACCCAGCACACCGCCCGCGAGGTGCACCGCGAGGCGCTCGCGCGGCTCCCCCAGCGCGTCGGCGCGACCAGCGGCGGCACGGCCGGTACGGTCGCCGTGGGGGTCGGCGGACACGGCGGGACCGCGGCGCCCGACTGGCGGCAGGTGTGGCGGCCGCGCGAACTGACCCCGGAGGAGTACCGCGTCCAGTTCGCCGAGCCCGGCGACACCACCCCGGAGGACCTCGTCATCGACCCGCCGGAGGCCGGCTCCCGCAAGGAGTTGGAGAAGCCGAGGTGGGAGATGAAAACCGTCCTGTTCGTGACCGTCCTGCTCGTGCTCGCCGTGGCCTGGCAGTACGTGGTGTGGGTGGTCTGA
- a CDS encoding DUF72 domain-containing protein, producing the protein MSDIRTGTASWTDPSLIESGWYPDEATTPERRLGHYASRFPIVEVDSTYYALPSESVSRLWVERTPDGFTFNIKAFSLFTHHPTRVSALPVELHGAAANAINRKGNLYLRDASRALVDQVWERFRAALEPLRRSGRLGAVLFQFPQWFPYGEANLRYLLECRDRCAPLRVCVEFRNRTWLDAEHRERTLGFLREHDLPYVCVDMPQGHTSSVPPLAEAVSDLAVVRFHGRSEHWTSGDKRRRFGYRYSDEELAEWVPRVGALAERASSVHVLFNNCLRDYAVRNAERFTELLRAAGLPVRPAP; encoded by the coding sequence ATGAGCGACATCAGAACAGGCACCGCGTCGTGGACGGACCCCTCACTGATCGAGTCCGGCTGGTACCCGGACGAGGCCACCACCCCCGAGCGGCGGCTCGGCCACTACGCCTCCCGGTTCCCGATCGTGGAGGTCGACTCCACCTACTACGCGCTTCCCAGCGAGTCGGTCTCACGGCTGTGGGTGGAGCGCACCCCCGACGGCTTCACCTTCAACATCAAGGCCTTCTCCCTGTTCACCCACCATCCCACCCGGGTGTCGGCGCTCCCGGTGGAGCTGCACGGGGCGGCGGCCAACGCCATCAACCGCAAGGGCAACCTCTACCTGCGCGACGCGTCGCGGGCTCTGGTGGACCAGGTGTGGGAGCGCTTCCGGGCCGCGTTGGAGCCGCTGCGGCGCTCCGGCCGGCTCGGCGCGGTGCTCTTCCAGTTCCCGCAGTGGTTCCCCTACGGCGAAGCCAACCTGCGCTACCTGCTGGAGTGCCGGGACCGGTGCGCGCCGCTGCGGGTGTGCGTGGAGTTCCGCAACCGCACCTGGCTGGACGCCGAGCACCGGGAGCGGACCCTGGGCTTCCTGCGCGAGCACGACCTGCCCTACGTGTGCGTGGACATGCCGCAGGGCCACACCAGTTCGGTCCCGCCCCTCGCCGAGGCCGTCTCCGACCTGGCGGTGGTGCGCTTCCACGGCCGCTCCGAGCACTGGACCAGCGGTGACAAGCGGCGGCGGTTCGGGTACCGCTACTCCGACGAGGAGCTGGCCGAGTGGGTGCCCCGGGTGGGCGCCCTCGCCGAGCGGGCCTCCTCGGTGCACGTGCTGTTCAACAACTGCCTGCGCGACTACGCCGTGCGCAACGCCGAGCGGTTCACGGAGCTGCTGCGCGCGGCCGGCCTGCCGGTGCGTCCCGCGCCGTGA
- a CDS encoding dihydrolipoyl dehydrogenase family protein yields MRSFDVVILGAGAGAKLVWNGVRGRSVAVVEPALVGGRCPFLACVPSKAMLRAATAWRLAREGRFTGLFTGAVPAREAYSRAVAHRERLVNGRDDGAAAAALERTGAELLRGRGRVVRPGVVEVADTEVGYRDLVLNTGSVPEVPDVPGLAECPTWTSEQAMSTDEYPESLLVLGGGAVGCETAYLFAAFGCAVTLVQRGPRLIPREEDEASEEVAQALERVGVRVLRNTTPTGARRHGGGARVRLADGRTVEASRILFATGRRPDTSGLGLEVLGLHPEPGAPLTVDDRCRVAGAQNLWAVGDVTGVSPFTHTAHYQGRVVAANLSGHVVRADYRGVPRTVYTDPVLASVGHTEASARAAGVDPLVAAFPVSGTVRSAIDDAREGWVKLVADSARGVLVGATAVGGRAEEWISEVSQAVRAELPVATLVDTVHPFPTFSEALEGPLWELASRLPRAVAPAAVSGAG; encoded by the coding sequence GTGCGTTCTTTCGATGTCGTGATCCTGGGTGCCGGCGCCGGAGCGAAACTGGTCTGGAACGGGGTGCGGGGCCGCTCGGTGGCCGTGGTGGAACCGGCTCTGGTCGGCGGCCGCTGCCCGTTCCTCGCCTGTGTGCCGAGCAAGGCGATGCTGCGGGCCGCCACCGCGTGGCGGCTGGCCCGGGAGGGCAGGTTCACCGGGCTGTTCACCGGCGCGGTCCCGGCACGGGAGGCCTACTCCCGGGCGGTGGCCCACCGGGAGCGTCTGGTCAACGGGCGGGACGACGGCGCGGCCGCCGCCGCGCTGGAACGGACCGGGGCCGAACTGCTGCGCGGCCGGGGCCGTGTCGTCCGGCCCGGCGTGGTGGAGGTGGCGGACACCGAGGTCGGCTACCGCGACCTGGTGCTCAACACTGGTTCGGTCCCCGAGGTCCCCGACGTTCCCGGGCTCGCCGAGTGCCCGACGTGGACCAGCGAGCAGGCGATGAGCACCGACGAGTATCCCGAGTCCCTCCTGGTGCTGGGCGGCGGTGCGGTGGGCTGCGAGACGGCGTACCTGTTCGCCGCGTTCGGGTGCGCGGTGACGCTCGTCCAGCGCGGCCCCCGCCTGATCCCGCGGGAGGAGGACGAGGCGTCCGAGGAGGTGGCGCAGGCCCTGGAACGGGTCGGGGTCCGGGTGCTGCGGAACACGACGCCGACCGGGGCCCGGCGGCACGGGGGCGGCGCCCGGGTGCGGCTGGCCGACGGACGGACGGTGGAGGCCTCCCGGATCCTGTTCGCGACGGGTCGGAGACCGGACACCTCCGGTCTGGGCCTGGAGGTGCTGGGGCTTCACCCGGAACCGGGGGCGCCCCTGACCGTCGACGACCGCTGCCGGGTCGCGGGTGCGCAGAACCTGTGGGCGGTCGGTGACGTCACGGGGGTCTCGCCGTTCACCCACACCGCGCACTACCAGGGGCGGGTCGTCGCGGCCAACCTGTCCGGGCACGTCGTGCGCGCCGACTACCGCGGGGTGCCGCGCACGGTCTACACCGATCCGGTGCTGGCCTCGGTCGGGCACACCGAGGCGTCGGCCCGCGCGGCGGGTGTCGACCCGCTCGTCGCCGCCTTCCCGGTCTCCGGCACGGTCCGCTCGGCCATCGACGACGCGCGGGAAGGCTGGGTGAAACTGGTGGCGGACTCCGCGCGCGGCGTCCTCGTCGGGGCGACCGCCGTGGGCGGACGGGCGGAGGAGTGGATCTCGGAGGTCTCCCAGGCGGTGCGCGCCGAACTTCCGGTGGCGACCCTGGTGGACACCGTGCACCCGTTCCCGACCTTCAGCGAGGCGTTGGAGGGGCCGCTGTGGGAGCTCGCCTCCCGCCTGCCCCGTGCCGTCGCCCCCGCCGCGGTGAGTGGAGCGGGCTGA
- the pfkB gene encoding 1-phosphofructokinase, producing the protein MILTVTPNPSVDRTLEIDAYVRGAVLRIHTAMAHAGGKGVNVSRALRNHGAQTVAVLPVGGAEGAQLTALLGEHGIAAVTVPVAAVTRCNITTAEADGTTTQLNVAGAALSEAEVAALLRAAESQLRHRPAWLVAGGSLPQGAPADFYVRLSALARRYGVPIAVDTSGAPLVETVRAGAADLLKPNHHELAELLGRELTTLGEVVDATREVLSWGNGAALVTLGDCGALLVEPERVWWAGGPPVVPRSTVGAGDSALAGYLFDDAAPEDRLRRAVAWGSAAVSLPGTTIPGPGDVSDDGVVVVAEPDPSLPVSDLPAKLGSGAARSSA; encoded by the coding sequence ATGATCCTCACAGTCACGCCCAATCCCAGTGTCGACCGCACCCTGGAGATCGACGCCTATGTCCGCGGCGCGGTGCTGCGCATCCACACCGCCATGGCGCACGCGGGAGGCAAGGGCGTCAACGTCTCCCGCGCCCTGCGCAACCACGGCGCCCAGACCGTCGCGGTGCTCCCCGTGGGCGGCGCCGAGGGAGCCCAGCTCACCGCCCTGCTGGGCGAGCACGGCATCGCCGCGGTGACGGTTCCCGTGGCGGCCGTGACCCGGTGCAACATCACCACCGCCGAGGCCGACGGCACCACCACCCAGCTCAACGTCGCCGGGGCGGCCCTCAGCGAGGCCGAGGTCGCGGCGCTGCTGCGGGCGGCCGAGTCCCAGCTGCGGCACCGTCCGGCGTGGCTGGTGGCGGGCGGCAGCCTGCCCCAGGGCGCCCCCGCCGACTTCTACGTGCGGCTGTCGGCGCTGGCGCGCCGGTACGGCGTCCCGATCGCCGTGGACACCTCCGGTGCGCCGCTGGTCGAGACGGTGCGGGCGGGCGCGGCCGACCTGCTCAAGCCCAACCACCACGAACTCGCCGAGCTGCTGGGACGGGAACTGACCACGCTCGGCGAGGTCGTGGACGCCACCCGCGAGGTGCTGTCCTGGGGCAACGGCGCGGCGCTGGTGACGCTGGGCGACTGCGGGGCGCTGCTGGTGGAGCCGGAACGCGTCTGGTGGGCGGGCGGGCCGCCGGTCGTGCCGCGCAGCACCGTGGGCGCCGGGGACAGCGCCCTGGCGGGCTACCTGTTCGACGACGCCGCGCCCGAGGACCGGCTGCGGCGCGCGGTGGCCTGGGGGAGCGCGGCGGTCTCGCTGCCCGGCACGACCATTCCCGGCCCCGGCGACGTGAGCGACGACGGTGTCGTGGTGGTCGCCGAACCCGACCCGTCCCTGCCCGTCTCCGACCTGCCCGCGAAGCTGGGCTCGGGAGCCGCGCGCAGCTCGGCGTGA
- a CDS encoding SDR family NAD(P)-dependent oxidoreductase, which yields MVDYGLDGRVAVVTGAASGIGLACARVLAASGARVVLADIDAEAAARAARAVGGDTLAVRTDVTDPGSVDALVDTAVERFGAVHVMVNNAGVSGDPVPVGDYDTESWRRVMSVNLDGVFHGTRAAIRAMRHGGGGSIVNITSVLGQVGHPLAGAYVAAKHGVVGLTRAAALDHAAERIRVNAVGPGFVRTPLLEAGLDEAKEAELLARHPVGRLGTAEEVAELVGWLASDASSFVTGSYYAVDGGYLAR from the coding sequence GTGGTCGACTACGGACTCGACGGCAGAGTCGCGGTGGTCACGGGCGCGGCATCAGGAATCGGACTGGCGTGCGCCAGGGTGCTCGCCGCCTCGGGAGCACGGGTCGTCCTCGCCGACATCGACGCGGAAGCCGCCGCCCGCGCCGCGCGCGCGGTCGGGGGCGACACACTCGCGGTACGCACCGACGTCACCGACCCGGGCTCTGTCGACGCCCTGGTCGACACGGCCGTCGAACGGTTCGGGGCGGTGCACGTCATGGTCAACAACGCGGGCGTCAGCGGCGATCCGGTTCCGGTGGGCGACTACGACACCGAGAGCTGGCGCAGGGTGATGAGCGTCAACCTCGACGGGGTCTTCCACGGCACACGTGCCGCGATCCGGGCGATGCGCCACGGCGGCGGCGGTTCGATCGTCAACATCACGTCGGTCCTGGGACAGGTCGGACACCCCCTGGCCGGCGCCTACGTCGCGGCCAAGCACGGGGTGGTCGGCCTCACCAGGGCGGCGGCACTCGACCACGCCGCCGAACGGATCCGGGTCAACGCCGTCGGCCCGGGGTTCGTCCGCACCCCGCTGCTGGAGGCCGGGCTCGACGAGGCGAAGGAGGCCGAGCTCCTCGCCCGGCACCCGGTCGGCCGCCTGGGCACCGCCGAGGAGGTCGCCGAACTGGTCGGCTGGCTCGCCAGCGACGCGTCGAGCTTCGTCACCGGCTCCTACTACGCGGTCGACGGCGGCTACCTGGCCCGCTGA
- a CDS encoding OsmC family protein → MPIVSNAHTEWQGTLFEGSGTVFFDSSDLPEQQVTWKARAESHGGLTSPEELIAAAHSSCFSMALSNALAKAGTPATKLNTQAQVTFQPGEGIKGIHLVVRGEVPGISADDFVKAAEGAKEGCPVSKALAATPITLDAALA, encoded by the coding sequence ATGCCGATCGTCTCCAACGCCCACACCGAGTGGCAGGGAACCCTGTTCGAGGGCAGCGGAACCGTCTTCTTCGACTCCTCCGACCTGCCCGAGCAGCAGGTCACCTGGAAGGCCCGCGCCGAGTCCCACGGCGGCCTCACCAGTCCCGAGGAGCTGATCGCCGCCGCCCACTCCTCCTGCTTCTCCATGGCCCTGAGCAACGCCCTGGCCAAGGCCGGCACCCCGGCGACCAAGCTGAACACCCAGGCCCAGGTCACCTTCCAGCCGGGTGAGGGCATCAAGGGCATCCACCTGGTCGTCCGCGGCGAGGTCCCCGGCATCTCCGCCGACGACTTCGTCAAGGCGGCCGAGGGCGCCAAGGAGGGCTGCCCGGTCAGCAAGGCCCTGGCGGCCACGCCCATCACCCTGGACGCCGCCCTGGCCTGA
- a CDS encoding helix-turn-helix transcriptional regulator, with translation MPDYEFVFVVDGISLDDHAAVGALTDELDAVLSCSHGVHRMTVSGSGPDAVAAAGAVVARARTLAPAMRILRLDPDLVGVSDIAERTGRSRQNVTQWVHGQRRDKAPFPAPEGTVGRSLVWLWSEVNAWLRGIGLDDGENRPTRAEATEIDWLLRHGARPIRVSLDVDFDMLPGREDTPDIATRLVEHARHTPRFIEYLLRHPQVRDARGRHTVVVCSPDDQAAAVFARLRAHGRPVVVATITTGVFAQVVSAARRPGSVPVELPAGATVRDWIGLVALYPDREFSAGADDLGAVAEGDPLEFASR, from the coding sequence TTGCCCGACTACGAGTTCGTCTTCGTTGTGGACGGGATCAGCCTCGACGACCACGCCGCCGTCGGCGCCCTCACCGACGAACTGGACGCCGTACTGTCCTGCTCCCACGGGGTGCACCGCATGACGGTCTCGGGCAGCGGACCGGATGCGGTCGCCGCCGCCGGGGCCGTGGTGGCGCGTGCCCGGACACTCGCTCCCGCGATGCGGATCCTGCGCCTGGACCCCGACCTGGTCGGCGTGTCCGACATCGCCGAGCGCACCGGCCGCAGCCGCCAGAACGTCACCCAGTGGGTGCACGGGCAGCGCCGCGACAAAGCCCCCTTCCCCGCCCCGGAGGGCACCGTCGGCCGGTCCCTGGTGTGGCTGTGGTCGGAGGTCAACGCCTGGCTGCGCGGGATCGGCCTGGACGACGGCGAGAACCGGCCCACCCGGGCCGAGGCCACCGAGATCGACTGGCTGCTGCGGCACGGCGCACGGCCGATCCGGGTCAGCCTCGACGTGGACTTCGACATGCTGCCCGGCCGCGAGGACACCCCGGACATCGCCACACGCCTGGTGGAGCACGCCCGCCACACCCCCCGCTTCATCGAGTACCTGCTGCGGCATCCGCAGGTCCGGGACGCCCGGGGCCGCCACACCGTCGTGGTGTGCTCGCCCGACGACCAGGCCGCGGCGGTCTTCGCCCGCCTGCGCGCCCACGGCCGCCCGGTGGTGGTCGCGACCATCACCACCGGGGTCTTCGCCCAGGTCGTCAGCGCGGCCCGGCGGCCGGGAAGCGTCCCGGTGGAACTGCCGGCGGGGGCGACGGTGCGCGACTGGATCGGCCTGGTCGCCCTCTACCCGGACCGGGAGTTCTCCGCTGGAGCCGACGACCTGGGCGCGGTCGCGGAGGGCGACCCCCTGGAGTTCGCGTCACGGTGA